The Alicyclobacillus acidoterrestris genome contains the following window.
CTTTGTCCGAAGTGCGGTACCGAGATGAAAGAACACATTCGCGGAGAATCTGTTTTATTCAAATGCCGGGAATGTGATCATATCTTGAAAGAAAATATCGCAAAGTAGCCCCCGTGAGGGCTACTTTTTTACTCGAGCGTTTTGCAGAATTAACGTTCACAACGCATTTGACACTATATATAGTGTTCCATTGATAGTTCGTACACTATATATGTGCGAGAAACGGTGAAAAATCGAATTCTGCAAAACGCTCACTCCTATGAATTATGTTGGTAGCTAGTTCGAAGTTGTAACAGCAATAAGCCGCTCAACAGGCAAACGCCGGCGTTCGTCATCAATGACTATGTGTAGTTGACCAGCGTATATCACTGGTACGCCTTCCCATACTTCATTTTCAAATGGCCCAAACAAGGTGAGGCGCACGGACGATCCAGATTCAATTGCATCACTAATGACAAATGACATATCTTCCCACTCTTGTTGTGACAACACGGGTTTTTTACGGATTGCCCTAGCCGTTTGATATTGGTTCATGGCGCCGCGGTGTTCCGGGAGCACTAGCCTCATTAGCTCAAACACGTTCCCCTCATCGATTTTCACAGTCTCACCTCATTACGCATAGTGGCCGCCTATCTTGGAGCTACGGTCCCGCAACTGACCAGCCTTTGTCAGGCTCACCGCCCGCATTAGCGCCGTCTCGCCGAACCGCTCATGGATCTTATCCACCGTGGCGTATAGGTCTTTGCGCTTTGGGACGTCATCAAACAGTGACAACTGGAGTGCGTCCGTAAACTGCAACATATCCACGGCAACGCTCACCGCGCGCACACCTGAGCGAGTGTCCCAATAGCGGTCGAGGAGGGCCAAGAGTTCCGGGTACAATTCCTCCGGAGAATTCGTGTGACGTGACAGGGTCTTCGCCTTCCAGAAGCCACCTTCCATGCGCTCATAGGTCACGCCTAAACCGACACGTCGGCCATGCTGATTGGCGCGGCGCAGGCGATAGCAAACCTCATCGAGCAGTTCCAAAATGACCACTGCGACCTCGGAACGCTCATAAAAGTCCCTTGGCAGCGTTGTACGATGCGAAAACCCCTTGTGAGGCGCATGGTAGCTGTTTGGATTGATTTCACTGATGTCTTGACCATGGGACCATCGGTGAATAACGTCGCCCCACACGCCAAAGCGTGCCCGTAGCTGTCCAACCGGTATCCGCGCCACATCACCAATTGTGTCGACCTTGAACTCACGCCGGAGCGTTTCAGCACGCTTTTTAAGCCCCCACATCTCTTCGACTTTAAGTGGGTGGAGCTGTGTAGGTATGTCATTCTCTTTCCACCATACGATGCCACCAGGCGTTTTCTTTGCCTTTGCGTTGGTCATCTTGGCCACCCATTTATTCGGCCCCAGCCCAATACGGCAGCGGATACGGAAAGTGTCCCATATCTTTGCCTGAAGCTTACGCGCTGCCTCAATCGGATCTGGAAACAACGGCGAATCGGCGGGCAGCGCGAAAAAGCCCTCGTCAACGCTGAACTGCTCCTGCAGTGGAAAATGCAGTCGCATGGTCTCCTGAATACGCACGGACGTCTCAAGATAAAATCCCATGCGCGGACGGACAACAATGAGTCCTGGGACGAGACGTTGTGCCTCACCGAGTCGCATGGCATTACTTACACCAAAATTCTTAGCGGTCGGCGTGGCGGCCAGCACGATGCCGCTGCGTCTAGTCGGGTCCCCAGATACCACTAACGGCGGGTCGGTCGAATCGTCAAACTCCTTGCGGCGAGCGGCGAACTCCGGCCTCGATGCTACCTCACACGATGCATAGAAGCTCTGCATATCACACAAGCCGTATATCCATTTCATATGATCAACCCAGTCCGCTTGGCGCGGTTCTTGATTTCAGCGTCGAGCATTTTCTTCATGTAAATTCCTTGATCATACATGCCGTTGTTGACAAATTTAACGGTGATGTCAAGTTCATTGGTTTGTATTTCGCTAATGGAGAGATTGGCCTTTTTTAGGTCATCCTTAAGATGTGCGATTTCTTGCTGTATGTAATCTCTCAGTAGACCGAGCAATAGCAAACGCCTTATTTCAGCAGTAGGTCGTTCCATTTTTGATGTACCTCCACGCGAACGTATGTTCTATTATGCTGTATTATACGAGTGATGAGTTTTACGATGCAAACATTTGTTCGGGTGCAATTTGTTCCATTTTATGAAAGCGAC
Protein-coding sequences here:
- a CDS encoding DNA polymerase IV, which produces MKWIYGLCDMQSFYASCEVASRPEFAARRKEFDDSTDPPLVVSGDPTRRSGIVLAATPTAKNFGVSNAMRLGEAQRLVPGLIVVRPRMGFYLETSVRIQETMRLHFPLQEQFSVDEGFFALPADSPLFPDPIEAARKLQAKIWDTFRIRCRIGLGPNKWVAKMTNAKAKKTPGGIVWWKENDIPTQLHPLKVEEMWGLKKRAETLRREFKVDTIGDVARIPVGQLRARFGVWGDVIHRWSHGQDISEINPNSYHAPHKGFSHRTTLPRDFYERSEVAVVILELLDEVCYRLRRANQHGRRVGLGVTYERMEGGFWKAKTLSRHTNSPEELYPELLALLDRYWDTRSGVRAVSVAVDMLQFTDALQLSLFDDVPKRKDLYATVDKIHERFGETALMRAVSLTKAGQLRDRSSKIGGHYA
- a CDS encoding YolD-like family protein, which gives rise to MKIDEGNVFELMRLVLPEHRGAMNQYQTARAIRKKPVLSQQEWEDMSFVISDAIESGSSVRLTLFGPFENEVWEGVPVIYAGQLHIVIDDERRRLPVERLIAVTTSN